GAATAACTATTGAATTATGACATATTTTCGGATCAATTGAATTATTGATAGCGAGTTGATTAAAAAATCCAATCATGTAGTTGTAACTTGTAATataattttgagttttattGTGAACATTCCTGATTGTTGAATGTTGATACATTGTGAAAATCTAGCCTTGAGTTGAGTTACTACTCGGCTGATCATTTTAACACAtggtaattttaattaaataaatacattgcatattattttaattcaaaaaattgaatggtttattaaatttaaactaatattttgtagatttttgtttttgataattggggagggcgAGCGTTTATAGGAGAAAATGAAgcgtttatatcatttgagttacagctccttggtatattttgtatatttgtgTATGTATTGGAGATGCACTAACATGATATTCCCCGCCAATTAACTAAAATATGAATCAATTTGCATCATGGAACACCACCTTCTACTACACCACAATTGCACCTCGCCACTTACACAATCACACGCCAAGCAATTCCAGTCCCACCTTATAACATCCGGCCACTTCCATTTCAGGATATTTGTCGCTGTTGCTTTGTTAGGTACTGCTACTTTGCTACATTTGTATGCAAAGAATGGCGATTTTGATAGTACACAGAAGGTGTTTGATGAAATGCTTGTGAGAGATATTGTGTCTTGGAATGCTTTGATTTCTGGGAGAATGTGGGTGGGGTTCAAGCCTAGTGAACTTACTGTTCTTGCTGCTTTTGTCGGCTTGTTCGCTATTGGGCGCTTTTCATAAAGGTAAGAACTAAGAACTAAGAAGGTTCATATCAACGTATTAAATGAATGGTTCATAATCCTATGTGATAGACCTGTTcacctaaaaaaaattcaggtTCATGATTAGGAATGAAAATTTCTCAGGTTCATGATTAGGAATGAGAAGTTTGATACAGACGGCTGATTAgttaatttttccttttttgatACAATTAttgttataatattaattaaaaaaactaattcaCACGTCAttgattagttttttttttttgacaatcgaataatctttcattaaaaataaagagcagttacagatgtaagaattcagaaagagtataaccgtttctaatgacctgacatggaacaagatataaaccttGATTCGCATATCGTCATTGATTAGTTAGAAGACACTTTAGTTAACGGTAATTGGTTATTTAAATTAGACTTAAATGCATCTAAATCACcaattttcgcgtgtttttgatattttctataaacttttaattttgacatatttaacgTGAACTTTCCAATTTTGTAATTATGTATTACGTTTTCATTTAAAATGATGTCGTTTTTATAtccaaaacggtgccgttttacatccaaaatggCGCCGTCTTATACACAAAACAGTGtcgtgttattattgcaaaattttgaaagttcatgtatttgtatgccaaaattaaaaattcattttaaatactaaaaacacgcaaaaattggtgattttcTGTGCATTTAAATCTTTAAACTATTTCTATAACTTTAAAGGCTGATCGGTTTGGTCATTTAACCGAATTAACAACTTCACCGAATAGTCAAAACCAAACcgacaaaacaaaaaattgtaaccaaaaaccaaaccaactgaatagaaaaaaaattcaaaatcggaATGACCCAATATGTCGGGTGATTCGGTTGAGTCAGTTAAAACCGACAAAAATATGAGGAAAAAAACTTCaaaacaatcaatttttttgttaattctaCTGGTCCggttaatttgaataattttaatttcaaacccAACCAATAAgaactttttttatatcaaaactgAACCTAGCAGACTTAAACTTACAACCGAATCAAccaaatagaaaagaaaatattcAAAACCAAACCTATCGAATTACATGTAATTTGGCTGGGTCGGTTAAGATCGACAAATATATgagtaaaagaaaaacaaattcaatttttcgTTAATTCTTTTGATTCggttaatttggataattttgattttaaaccGAACCGATAACCAAAAACTGAATATCAAATCAGAATCGACTGAACTTAAACTTAAAATCGAACTAAACTTAATCGACCGAAAGTTATCGGTTCGGTCAATTAATTTGGCCTACTTATATTTTTTCTCACCCTTAGGCTGTACAATACATTAGGGACATAAATATTCTTAATTCAAGAATTTAAGGATTTATATGTATCTTTATCCTTTCTAGAAAATTACTGTTTTTTCTGATTTTTAATTTTCGGATAGTATTTTTGGGCAAATTATTATGAGGCACTCCACATATGTCATAATGCACAATTCCGTCCCtctcatttgaaaattaaatgatgTGTTcctctattttcatttttatcaacAATTTAATTATCCTAGCCAATTTTTGTGTAAATCAACTGAATTAaagaattaaacaaaaaaaaattcaatttaattcttaatttatacttttagtATGTCTCATGAAATTTAGTAAGTTAATGGCTTCaacttaaatttcaatatttattaatgtttaattttttttgaaagaaataattttttagttaaaagtttttttagatttaaaacctaaataaagtaaaaaaattcaaagtaatagaaataaaaattaaataagttgaATTTATTGAGATTAATTCGAGTTTAGGTACCTttcatttcaattaattttggattcaaattattttgatattagTTTAGGtccatatatttaattttcaatacaAAATGAGACTTAATTGAAgggattaatttttaataagatTGGATCAAATTTCTGATTTCAAGACAACTTTTGCCATTTTTTAGTTGTATGATTCTTACATTAAAGATGTCTAATGTCAAATTGCTGTGAATCTTTACAGAAAAAATTATATCTATGCAACACAAGGAAAAACAGTTGAGTGGAGCAATTACTTTGAATGAAAAAGAGCCATAAGTTTGCACCAAAACGGCATCTCTCTTAATTTAGTTTCAAAGTTGCTATAAATAGTGTGATTATgtccaattaatataaaaagtttccCAGTTTTCTGGCTACTAATATAGACAAGTGTACAGCAACACAACAATTGCTCTGTTCATTCTTTTCTGTAATATTTTGGCTTCCTGAAAAAATGGAGAGAGCAAATTATGTTATCTGTATATGATTTTGGCTTATTTTCATTATAGAAGAAGGCAAATGATGATTAGAGATGAGGATCTTGGGCATGATTTTGGAGATGACTTCCAAACAGATGATGAAGAGAATCAGGCAGAGAGGTCCTTTGTAGGATATGATACAGATACTGATAATACACTTAACTTATCTACTAATAGCATGGACCTTAATAATATTCCATCATGGCCTCAGAGTTACAGGTATTTGTTCTTCTCTCCTTTTCTATATTGCACGACTAGGTAGCACGGATATGGACACGCGGAAACAGAATACTTGGACACGGACAGGGCGAAAGaatgttattttaatgttttctatgttaaaaatgatgTTTCGTGTCCGTAACGTCAAGTTTCTGACACGTTTTTGGAAAAAGACGTTggttgaatgaagtgtccgtagCTAATCCACGTTAACAAAAAAAGAGATTacaaaatatatagtttaagtatatatattataaggCTCGCTTAGTTGTTGTGCTGCTATCATTCAAGTTTGGAATATTATTATAAGAAGATCTCTAACTTAAAATGACTTTGTGCAGGGGTTCAATAGACATGCTTACTAGCCCATCAATCAGCTCATTGAAACTGAGTAATGTAGCGGGCATAACTAATCCCTTAACTTCATTTTGCAAGAGACGACCAAGTTCtgaatcttcttcttctctacTAACTAAACCCCTCATTCACCACCAAGTTCCTGAAAAAGAAGAAGTTCCTATCTCAACATTGCCATCAAAGTTATCTGCATCAACTCAATCAAAATTCTCCTGTAATGAATTGCCTCCACCAACCAAACAAAGTTCCTTCGCCCAAGCAGTTCTAAATGGTAAGTTTTAAATCATGATTAAACCCCGTCTTTACGAAGCTCATCaatgtttaattttgtaaagTTGATTGGCTTGTTTATGTTTGTGGTGTGAAGGAATAAATATTCTATGTGGCATAGGACTCCTTACAACACCTTATGCAGTAAAAGAAGGAGGATGGTTGAGTCTATTAGTCCTCTTCCTGTTTGGCGTTCTCTGTTGCTATACCGGTACGTTACTCAAGGAATGTTTAGAAACCTCACCTCAACTCACAACTTACCCTGACATTGCCCAGGCTGCTTTTGGATTCGGTGGTCGTCTAACAATATCCGTAAGTTAAACAATAGTTGCACGAAAACTTCTCGATTCTTTTTGTTTGGCTATTCGTGTATGTTTTCGGAAATGCTTCTAAAACTATATATTTATAGCTTTCACAAAAAATACGGTTTTTGGCATTTACAGTTTCAGCATTTCCATTTCGTGCTGCATAACAAGTTGTATTGTATCAATGAACTGACAATTGGGTTGTGGCCAAATGCAGATATTGCTGTACTTTGAATTATATGTAAGTGCAAAGAATTCTTCATTGCGTGCTAACTTCAATTCTGTGCATAGAATGTAATTTGTTTTTGTGGTAGACTGAAAGGTCGATAGGTGTTTTGTGGCGTGTAGGCAGCTTGTGTGGAGTATGTGATTATGATGAGTGATAATCTGTCAACATTGTTCCCAGACACTTTCATGAGTTTCGCCGGCAGGAATCTTAATTCTCATCAAATATTTCCGCTTATAGCGACCATTATTGTTCTTCCCACTGTCTGGCTTCGAGACCTTAGTTTGCTCTCTTACCTATCAGGTTCACTGTTATAAGTTATAACCTTCTGTTTTATTCTATATTTTGCTTCCAGTTTCTCTTCATTTTCTAGAATTAAAATCCTGAGTGGTAccaaatatttgttttatatttcgATTTGGTATAACAACTTCAGCtcgtattaaaaatttatcaaaatttttattttatttcaagaTAAAGTAATATGACAATCGGTGGCAGCATATTCTAAAGCTATGCTGTTATATAAGGCGCTATGTCCGATGGTGACTGATGTAGCAACATATTCTAAAAACATGCTTCATTAAGTCGCTAGTCAAATCGAAAAGTAATAGTACTATCAccgaaattaaaattttgatactaCTTCGATACAAGTTGAAGTTTGTACCAAATCAGAACACAAGGAAAATGTTTAATACCGGTCATATTTTTAACATAGACAAAGTGAGGTTATAGTTGATAATCTTTGAAGCCGTTGTGTTCAGTTGGAGGAGTTGGCGCGACAATTTTGATGTCCGTCTGCTTGTTATGGGTTGGGACAGTGGACAAAGTTGGGTTTCATCACAACGGAATAGCTCTTGATCTTGCAAAACTACCATTTGCTGTTGGTATATACAGTTATGGTTTTTCAGGGCATGCAGTGTTTCCAAATATTTACTCCTCCATGAAAGATCCATCCGCCTTTACATCAGTTCTAATTATCAGGTTAACACAGAGTTAACATTCTGTTTTTCTTTCTTATAATCTATGTGGTACGGAAACTCGTTTAGTCCTATGTTTCGGTGTTCTATTTTTTCATTTCCTGATCATGCTTCAGCTATTTTTGCAGCTTCATATTTTGTTGGTTTATGTACACTGGAGTAGCTATATGTGGGTTTCTGATGTTTGGTGACACCATCAAATCCCAGTTTACATTGAACATGCCCACACAACTTGTGGCTTCTAAGATTGCAACCTGGACAGCAGTATGATCATTTATTTCCAATTAATAATCTTTCTCTATATTTTAGAGTTTTTAAACGGTCATGTTACAGACGATCAAAACAATAGCTGGAATGCAGCTTGAATTTTTAGGTGAATTAGTCatttgataaggtattaaagtATTTATGATTGAAAGAATTAGAGTTTCGATCCTTGGCAACGCTATTTGAGCACAAGATAAATTGTATTTGTGCTTGTTTACAACTCAATGTGCATTCGAAATAATAAAAAACCACCAAAGAACTTAAACTTTTAGGtgaattggttatttgacaGATAGACTAAGGTTTTAGGGTGCGGATTTTGCAGGTTGTGAACCCGTTGACAAAGTATGCATTAACAATAACACCTGTTGCATTGAGTTTAGAAGAACTTATGCCTTCATCAAATCGGTTTAAATATTGCAATGCATCGTTGATTATCAGAACAAGTTTAGTGATTTCGACTTTAGTTGTGGCGCAGACATTTCCATTCTTCGGTAACAAATTTCTGCCTTGACAGATTTTCTATTTCTCTGTATCCATCCCTCAAAGTTTCAGCTAAAATTGCAATTTATGAGACTGCAGGTTTTGTGATGGCATTTGTAGGATCTTCACTTGCAATGCTTGctgtaagttttttttatcatacaCAATCCTCCTTTaacttgttttaattatttgggCCATCTTCAACTCAAAATACTTAAAATAGCGTAAATTACGCTAAAATAATGtagttataaatatttttattttcaaccaTTAACTCTATCTCTAATGTTAAATAGAATACACCtgtattttcttttgaatttatttttataccatTATGTGtatattaaacaaaaatttaggattattttataaaaagacaGCGCTTCTATAATTTAGCGCTATCCTATAGATTTACACCATTTTAGTATGAACCCGGACACCAACTTTACACGCGTAATGGCGTTTAACGCATTTTGGGGTTGGTTGAATATGTCGTAATGGATTGATTTCTGTGATGAATCAATTTTATGGCAGGCTGTTATATTCCCATGTGCATGTTATCTCCGGATACTCCGTGGAAGATTAACCAAGTTTCAGGTGAAAATTCTTCACTTCACTCTAATTATGAATTTCAAACATAGTAAGTTATAGTTGTAAGGATAATTAATTTGTGAATTTTTGAGTATCAATAGATTTTTGTGTTATTATCAGGTAGCAGCTTGTATTTTTACCATTAGCGTGGGACTGCTTACAGCTTGCTTTGGTACATATTCATCAGTTAAAAGAATGGCTGATAGAGCTCTTTGATGGAAACAATTTCTCACATCTATATGTAACCGGAAAAATTCAAGTCTAGTAGTAGTAGTGATTTATATAGTATATAGAGtgtattttacaattttagaaTAGTAAATTTGGCTCACAGGAACTCCAACCAGgcaaaagtttatgttaaattatttttggttgatCGATAATTTCCgaaattttcttttattgtgTACGGTTATGAAGAATTCCCCCCGCCCTACCTTTCTTTCGCACCTGCTCGTGGCTAAAAATAGTGTCAAAATATAATACTGCTAATTTAGCAATGAGTTTGTAAGAAGATGATTATCATCAGGATAGCAATTTGTGTCATTGTTTCATAAACATGTTTTGTGTccgtaataaaaaaaatgtttttttcaatttaaatattgtCGTTTAATTAATCGTGTCAAAATGTCAAACTCATACACGGCATATTTATTTAACGGGTTAACACGTGTCAAACATCAAACttgtttcttaaaaaaatatcataatagATATTATCTGTTTAACTtgtttaatacatttattaataaCATATTCAACTCATTTAactcatttattttattaactgAGTATAACCGAATAATAAACTTCTAAAACAACCATATAATTTGATACAAcaaac
This region of Mercurialis annua linkage group LG1-X, ddMerAnnu1.2, whole genome shotgun sequence genomic DNA includes:
- the LOC126665649 gene encoding amino acid transporter AVT1G isoform X1, producing the protein MILAYFHYRRRQMMIRDEDLGHDFGDDFQTDDEENQAERSFVGYDTDTDNTLNLSTNSMDLNNIPSWPQSYRGSIDMLTSPSISSLKLSNVAGITNPLTSFCKRRPSSESSSSLLTKPLIHHQVPEKEEVPISTLPSKLSASTQSKFSCNELPPPTKQSSFAQAVLNGINILCGIGLLTTPYAVKEGGWLSLLVLFLFGVLCCYTGTLLKECLETSPQLTTYPDIAQAAFGFGGRLTISILLYFELYAACVEYVIMMSDNLSTLFPDTFMSFAGRNLNSHQIFPLIATIIVLPTVWLRDLSLLSYLSVGGVGATILMSVCLLWVGTVDKVGFHHNGIALDLAKLPFAVGIYSYGFSGHAVFPNIYSSMKDPSAFTSVLIISFIFCWFMYTGVAICGFLMFGDTIKSQFTLNMPTQLVASKIATWTAVVNPLTKYALTITPVALSLEELMPSSNRFKYCNASLIIRTSLVISTLVVAQTFPFFGFVMAFVGSSLAMLAAVIFPCACYLRILRGRLTKFQVAACIFTISVGLLTACFGTYSSVKRMADRAL
- the LOC126665649 gene encoding amino acid transporter AVT1D isoform X2 → MMIRDEDLGHDFGDDFQTDDEENQAERSFVGYDTDTDNTLNLSTNSMDLNNIPSWPQSYRGSIDMLTSPSISSLKLSNVAGITNPLTSFCKRRPSSESSSSLLTKPLIHHQVPEKEEVPISTLPSKLSASTQSKFSCNELPPPTKQSSFAQAVLNGINILCGIGLLTTPYAVKEGGWLSLLVLFLFGVLCCYTGTLLKECLETSPQLTTYPDIAQAAFGFGGRLTISILLYFELYAACVEYVIMMSDNLSTLFPDTFMSFAGRNLNSHQIFPLIATIIVLPTVWLRDLSLLSYLSVGGVGATILMSVCLLWVGTVDKVGFHHNGIALDLAKLPFAVGIYSYGFSGHAVFPNIYSSMKDPSAFTSVLIISFIFCWFMYTGVAICGFLMFGDTIKSQFTLNMPTQLVASKIATWTAVVNPLTKYALTITPVALSLEELMPSSNRFKYCNASLIIRTSLVISTLVVAQTFPFFGFVMAFVGSSLAMLAAVIFPCACYLRILRGRLTKFQVAACIFTISVGLLTACFGTYSSVKRMADRAL